The stretch of DNA CTTCGATGGGGGCCAGCCCGACTCTCCAGTCAGGTCTGTGGAAAAAACCATTCCCGCAGCTCCGAGGCCATAAGGAGTAGCAGGTTGCAGCGCCCGCCCAGAGTTATCCACAGGTTGGATTCTCTCGGCGGGCGCTTCTTTATTGGGGCAGGCAGAATAAGAGTGTCTTCGGGGGAGGACACATCACATCAAGGGGGAACCATGCCTGACCAAACCAACTACGCCAGCTTTTCCGACGCCCAGCTCGTCCACCACTACATCAGCGGCGATGAAGCCGCCTTCGCCCAAATCGTGCACCGCTACCGCCGCGCCATGTGGTGGGTTGCGCACCGCTACTCGGAGTGCGAACACGACATCCACGACATTTTGCAGGAGAGCTTCTTTCGTGCGAGCTTGACGTTGCACCAGTTTCGTAGCGACTGCAGCCTGCGCACGTGGCTGTACCGGCTGGTGTCAAACGCCGGCTACGACCTGCGCAAGCGCAGCAGGCTAGTTCAGTTAACCGAGGACGGAGAGCTTCCTGAGCTGGGCTATAACCCGTTGCAGGAGTGGGATGTGCGGTTGACTGTGACGCTGGCGGTGGCGATGTTGAAGCCGGAGCATCGGATGGTGTTGCTGCTGGTGGACCTGCTTGGCCATACGGTACCTCAGGTTTCGAGGATGACTGGGATTACGGAGGGCACGATCAAGTCGCGACGTTCCCGGGCACGCCAGCAAGTCAAGTTGCTTGTCGGCGCGTGAGGGGAATGTGTGTGCCCTGTGGGGCGTTGTAGTTGGGGAGTCGGTCTAAGCTAGAGTCCGGACTCTTATGAAGAAGGGATGTACGCATGGTTCACGATATCGCCATCATTGGCTCGGGCCCGGCGGGCTACACTGCCGCGGTATATGCGGCTCGGGCGGAGCTGAAGCCGATCATGTTTGAAGGCATTGAGTACGGTGGCTCGCTGATGACGACTACCGAGGTGGAGAATTTCCCTGGTTTCCGGGAGGGCATTATGGGCCCGGAGCTTATGGAGAATATGCGCGCCCAGGCTGAGCGTTTCGGCACGCAGATGCTGCAGGAGATGGTCACAAAGGTCGAGCTCGAGGGCGATGTGAAGCGTATTTGGGTTGATGATGAGCTCTATGAAGCCCGCGCCGTGATTTTGGCGATGGGTGCTGCGCCGCGCTATTTGGGTGTCCCGGGCGAGCAGGAGTTGCTGGGGCGGGGCGTTTCCGCCTGTGCGACGTGTGATGGTTTCTTCTTCCGCGATCACCACATCGCTGTGATTGGTGGCGGCGATTCTGCGATGGAGGAGGCGCTGTTTTTGGCTAAGTTTGGTCGGCAGGTCTCTATCATTCACCGTCGTGAGGAGTTCCGTGCGTCGAAGATCATGCTGGAGCGGGCGAAAGCTAACGAAAAGATCACGTTTGTGACGAACGCCGTCGTGTCGCGTGTGGTGGGTGATTCGAAGGTGGAAGGCTTGGAGCTCAAGGATACTGTCACGGGTGAGACTCGTGTGATTGATGCGACGGCAATGTTTGTCGCGATTGGTCACGATCCTCGTTCCGAGATGGTGCGGGATCAGGTCAAGGTGGATGCCCACGGCTACATTGTGGTGGCGGAACCTTCCACCAAGACCAGCCTCGCTGGTGTGTTTGCTGCTGGTGACATTGTGGATAGCTATTACCAGCAGGCTATTACGGCGGCGGGCAGCGGTTGTCGCGCCGCAATCGATGCGGAGCATTTCCTGGCTGAAACTGCTAAGTAGGCTGGGAGGAAAGTAGGAGATTATGAGCGTTGTAAATGTTACTGAGGCCACTTTTAAGTCCACGGTGATTGAGTCCGACAAGCCTGTTTTGGTGGACTTTTGGGCCGAGTGGTGTGGTCCGTGCCGTAAGTTGAGCCCGGTGTTGGAGGAAGTCGCTGCTGAGCTGGGTGACCAGGTCACTGTTGCCAAGGTCAACGTCGATGAGGAACGCAATTTGGGCGCTATGTTCCAGATCATGTCTATCCCCGCTGTGATGATTTTTAAGGGTGGCAAGAAGGTAGACGAATTTGTGGGCGTGCAATCAAAGTCGGTAGTTTTGCAGAAGCTTCAGGCCCAGCTTTAGCTGATAAGCTTTCTATCCGTAACTGTGCTTCAGGAAGGAGCGGGCGTGGCTGAGTTGTTGCGCGTCGGTGATAAGAGTCCTCGGGTGGCTGAAGTTCGAGCTGCGTTAGTTCGCCTTGGCTTGATGTCTGGCCATGAGGGTTCTTTGGCGCCTGGCTCTTCGCGCCAGTTTGCGGAAAAAGACACGGTGTTTGATGAGGACTTGGCGGAGGCCTTGCGGGCCTTCCAGCAGTCGCGTGGGATCCGTGCGGATGGTGTGATTGGGGAAAAGCTGCTTCGTACCCTCCGGGAAGCTAGCTACACGCTCGGGGCCAGGGTGCTGGTCTACCAGCCAGGAAACATCATGGTCGGTGACGACGTCGCCCAGCTGCAGCTGCAATTGCAGGAGCTGGGTTTTTACGCGGAGCGAGTCGACGGCCACTACGACGAAACCACCTTCAAGGCGGTGAAGAACTACCAGCTGAACTACGGCCTGAATGAG from Corynebacterium epidermidicanis encodes:
- a CDS encoding RNA polymerase sigma factor, translated to MPDQTNYASFSDAQLVHHYISGDEAAFAQIVHRYRRAMWWVAHRYSECEHDIHDILQESFFRASLTLHQFRSDCSLRTWLYRLVSNAGYDLRKRSRLVQLTEDGELPELGYNPLQEWDVRLTVTLAVAMLKPEHRMVLLLVDLLGHTVPQVSRMTGITEGTIKSRRSRARQQVKLLVGA
- the trxA gene encoding thioredoxin, which gives rise to MMSVVNVTEATFKSTVIESDKPVLVDFWAEWCGPCRKLSPVLEEVAAELGDQVTVAKVNVDEERNLGAMFQIMSIPAVMIFKGGKKVDEFVGVQSKSVVLQKLQAQL
- the trxB gene encoding thioredoxin-disulfide reductase — protein: MVHDIAIIGSGPAGYTAAVYAARAELKPIMFEGIEYGGSLMTTTEVENFPGFREGIMGPELMENMRAQAERFGTQMLQEMVTKVELEGDVKRIWVDDELYEARAVILAMGAAPRYLGVPGEQELLGRGVSACATCDGFFFRDHHIAVIGGGDSAMEEALFLAKFGRQVSIIHRREEFRASKIMLERAKANEKITFVTNAVVSRVVGDSKVEGLELKDTVTGETRVIDATAMFVAIGHDPRSEMVRDQVKVDAHGYIVVAEPSTKTSLAGVFAAGDIVDSYYQQAITAAGSGCRAAIDAEHFLAETAK